The following are encoded in a window of bacterium genomic DNA:
- a CDS encoding cytochrome c, with protein sequence MATIGAPIPTFSGNEMSDIFAALAEKAKDKDKKVYLGVGHAENGEKLFAGKGCIKCHSIFGKGGRQAPDLGKTVAQSNVTKLTTQIWNHVGRMTQKYHQEKMQWPHFGETEMSDLIVYLYSLNYLDKPGDAASGAKIFSQKRCVECHFKTGEDKRKLLEAMKAINTTQFAAELWNHTSAMEAAMVTQGVPWPEMTGAQLRDVLAFLQKQ encoded by the coding sequence ATGGCGACGATCGGCGCTCCCATCCCCACGTTCTCCGGGAACGAAATGTCGGACATCTTTGCCGCACTGGCGGAAAAGGCCAAGGATAAAGACAAGAAAGTATACCTCGGGGTCGGGCATGCCGAGAACGGGGAGAAACTGTTCGCCGGGAAGGGCTGCATCAAATGCCACTCGATCTTCGGAAAGGGCGGCAGGCAGGCCCCGGATCTCGGGAAAACCGTCGCCCAGTCGAACGTGACGAAACTCACTACCCAGATCTGGAACCACGTCGGGAGGATGACGCAAAAATATCATCAGGAAAAAATGCAATGGCCTCATTTCGGGGAAACCGAGATGAGCGACCTGATCGTGTACCTTTACTCGCTGAATTATCTGGATAAACCCGGGGATGCCGCAAGTGGAGCGAAAATCTTCTCCCAGAAAAGATGCGTCGAGTGCCACTTCAAAACCGGGGAAGACAAACGAAAACTCCTTGAGGCCATGAAAGCGATCAATACCACACAGTTCGCGGCGGAATTATGGAATCACACCTCCGCCATGGAAGCGGCCATGGTGACCCAAGGGGTTCCGTGGCCGGAAATGACAGGAGCTCAATTGAGGGACGTGCTGGCGTTCCTGCAAAAACAGTAA
- the nrfD gene encoding polysulfide reductase NrfD, giving the protein MEKAPAAPHPEYDLLRPIEDPGKSFYYIVAVLLVIILYTGYVYIRQLYYGLGVTGMAQPVTWGFYIINFVFFIGISHAGTLISAILRLSKAEWRRPITRMAEVITAIVLAIGGLHPIIDLGRPDRMSHLFFNGRLQSPLLWDITSITAYFTASTIYLYIPMIPDIAILRDRGVRPRWLYEFLSWGWQGTEQQHKVLDRAMNILMVVVIPIAISVHTIISYIFAMTVQPGWHSTIFGPYFVVGAIFSGIAAILVLMIVFRKVFHLERYLKLIHFNYLSVLLLIMSLLWFYFTFSEYLTGFYGHEPNEMRVFWYKFSGDFAPYFWTMVACNFLLPLILLSNRRTRTIPGILVASISVIIGMWLERLIIVVPSLANPRLPYPTGIYIPSHTEWVLFLGGVSVFILGYMLFARFFPVISIWEIQEGRQESAKAVTERITSYMPDPQPPLAKG; this is encoded by the coding sequence ATGGAAAAAGCCCCCGCCGCGCCCCATCCGGAGTACGACCTGCTTCGCCCCATCGAGGACCCGGGGAAAAGCTTCTACTACATCGTGGCCGTCCTGCTGGTCATCATCCTGTACACCGGGTATGTCTATATCCGGCAGCTCTACTACGGCCTTGGGGTCACGGGGATGGCCCAACCCGTCACCTGGGGTTTTTACATCATCAATTTCGTCTTTTTCATCGGGATCAGCCATGCGGGAACGTTGATCTCCGCGATCCTTCGCCTCTCCAAGGCGGAGTGGCGAAGGCCGATCACCCGGATGGCGGAGGTAATCACCGCCATCGTGCTCGCCATCGGGGGCTTGCATCCGATCATCGATCTGGGCCGTCCGGACCGGATGTCGCACCTGTTTTTCAACGGCCGGCTGCAATCTCCCCTGCTTTGGGACATCACGAGCATCACCGCCTATTTCACCGCGAGCACGATCTACCTCTACATCCCGATGATCCCGGACATCGCGATCCTCCGGGACCGGGGGGTGAGGCCCAGGTGGCTTTATGAATTTCTCTCCTGGGGCTGGCAGGGGACGGAACAGCAGCACAAGGTGCTGGACCGGGCGATGAACATCCTGATGGTCGTGGTGATCCCCATCGCGATCTCCGTGCACACGATCATCTCCTACATCTTCGCCATGACCGTGCAGCCCGGATGGCACAGCACCATTTTCGGACCGTACTTCGTGGTGGGCGCCATCTTCTCGGGGATCGCCGCGATCCTGGTGCTGATGATCGTCTTCCGCAAGGTCTTCCATCTCGAACGGTACCTGAAGCTGATCCATTTCAACTATCTGAGCGTGCTGCTGCTGATCATGTCCCTCCTCTGGTTCTATTTCACGTTCTCCGAATACCTGACCGGCTTCTACGGTCACGAACCGAACGAAATGCGGGTGTTCTGGTACAAATTCAGCGGGGATTTTGCGCCCTATTTCTGGACGATGGTGGCCTGCAACTTCCTCCTCCCGCTGATCCTGCTCAGCAACCGGAGAACCCGCACGATTCCGGGTATCCTGGTCGCATCCATCTCGGTGATCATCGGCATGTGGCTGGAGCGGCTGATCATCGTGGTACCGTCCCTGGCGAATCCCCGTCTGCCGTATCCGACAGGGATCTACATCCCGTCGCACACGGAATGGGTGTTGTTCCTCGGGGGGGTGTCGGTTTTCATTCTCGGGTACATGTTGTTCGCGCGCTTCTTCCCCGTGATATCGATCTGGGAAATCCAGGAAGGGCGCCAGGAGAGCGCAAAGGCCGTTACCGAACGGATCACTTCCTACATGCCGGACCCGCAGCCGCCTCTGGCGAAGGGATGA
- a CDS encoding 4Fe-4S dicluster domain-containing protein — translation MKWGMVIDLQKCTGCGECVAACKLENNVAIVEPKESEMGRTMLWMDMLTMYEGEYPRLRVRQFPRPCMHCDHPPCTKVCPVRATYKNEEGIVAQIYPQCIGCRYCMAACPYTVKSFNWYKPEWAPGIRETTNPDVSVRPAGVVEKCTFCVHRLQKAKEQAKSEGRTLREDDFQTACAESCPAGAIVFGDLDNTGHRVSSLSHSPRATRLLEDLGTEPKVIYLKEVD, via the coding sequence ATGAAGTGGGGAATGGTCATCGATTTGCAGAAATGCACCGGGTGCGGAGAGTGCGTCGCGGCCTGCAAGCTCGAAAACAACGTGGCCATCGTGGAACCGAAGGAATCGGAGATGGGCCGGACCATGCTCTGGATGGACATGCTGACGATGTACGAAGGGGAATATCCCCGGCTTCGCGTCCGGCAGTTCCCGCGCCCCTGCATGCATTGCGACCACCCTCCCTGCACGAAAGTCTGTCCGGTCCGCGCCACCTACAAGAACGAGGAAGGGATCGTCGCGCAGATCTATCCCCAGTGCATCGGGTGTCGCTACTGCATGGCCGCGTGTCCCTACACGGTGAAATCCTTCAACTGGTACAAACCGGAATGGGCGCCCGGCATCCGCGAGACCACCAACCCGGACGTGTCGGTCCGGCCCGCGGGGGTCGTGGAAAAATGCACCTTCTGCGTCCACCGGCTCCAGAAAGCGAAAGAGCAGGCAAAGTCCGAAGGACGGACCTTGCGCGAAGACGACTTCCAGACGGCATGCGCCGAGAGCTGCCCCGCGGGAGCGATCGTTTTCGGGGACCTCGACAACACCGGCCACAGGGTAAGTTCCCTCTCCCACAGCCCCCGTGCGACGAGGCTCCTGGAAGACCTGGGAACGGAGCCGAAAGTGATCTATCTGAAAGAGGTGGATTGA
- a CDS encoding molybdopterin-dependent oxidoreductase, producing MKITRRNFLQMLGITGVAVGGISRVWAIPDKWIETLQDGPRIETWKMSTCGQCPAGCGIRVRLIDGIPVRILGNPIAPVNSGFTCPMGEAGLELLYHPDRIRQPLRRKGKKGESSWEPISWEEALGRISQGLQGLLKKKQADRFGFFFGDRNTLLTHVAGEFVTRMGSSNFFPWRAPGINELGLWQAFGEFPPLAFDLEKTDYLLTFGTNLLEGPPSPVYFNRLYGKLKESRPRTGLKMVHVDARMSQAGKNATEWLQVRPGTKGVLALGMVYVILRDKNFDEEFIARYTQDFRGGKEDFPSMVSRYYHPDEVSATTGVLPETVLRLAREFSSAKAPLALAGGGADRSETALFSQWAVASLNALAGSFSANGLWREPVPLPWGLSPVSSVNTRTGVFSMKPRLARETDLPAHWASEELPHLRSAGKFPDLDVLMIAQVDPLYQPIDQKPWQDWLTRIPQVVQFATLVNDTSPYADLVLPTTTYLEQWDATLPVPNLPFSQLGLQQPVVSPLAGSRPVGDVLLQLATDAGIPLLPEKPKSFAGYLETRMKTIFASGKGTPYFEIVSLDFLDELRKRGWQVYSYPAFADFWRLLQEKGGWWDPGEYPEVDWRKRTKFTFPTVARLDALLKERALLSHGREAQKGETPLHPLLEAPIRKAETQDSFLLAPFTTLMDMTGEGASQPLLQEISGLIPRVYWNPWAEMNPERARKLSLKDGSLIRVVSGKGSAILRVKILPTVSSEILAVPFGKGHKESGRYAKNIGPNPVALIDPLVDPLSGRTSWESTHVRVEKVNK from the coding sequence ATGAAGATCACCCGTCGCAATTTCCTGCAGATGCTGGGGATCACGGGCGTCGCCGTCGGGGGAATCTCCCGGGTCTGGGCGATCCCGGACAAATGGATCGAAACGCTGCAAGACGGCCCCCGCATCGAAACATGGAAAATGTCCACCTGCGGCCAATGTCCCGCGGGGTGCGGCATCCGGGTCCGCCTGATCGACGGTATCCCGGTCCGGATTCTCGGCAATCCCATCGCACCGGTGAACAGCGGGTTCACCTGTCCCATGGGGGAAGCGGGGCTGGAACTGCTCTATCATCCCGACCGGATCCGCCAACCTCTGCGGCGCAAGGGAAAAAAGGGAGAATCCTCCTGGGAGCCCATCTCCTGGGAAGAAGCTCTCGGACGGATCTCCCAAGGGCTTCAAGGGCTGTTGAAGAAAAAACAGGCCGATCGTTTCGGGTTTTTCTTCGGAGACCGGAACACGCTGTTGACTCACGTTGCCGGGGAATTCGTGACCCGCATGGGCTCTTCCAACTTTTTCCCCTGGCGGGCTCCGGGAATCAACGAACTCGGTCTCTGGCAGGCGTTCGGGGAATTTCCCCCCCTTGCCTTCGACCTGGAAAAAACCGATTACCTTCTCACGTTCGGGACAAACCTCCTGGAGGGCCCCCCGTCCCCGGTCTATTTCAACCGCCTCTACGGGAAATTGAAGGAAAGCCGGCCTCGGACGGGCCTGAAGATGGTGCACGTGGACGCGCGCATGTCCCAGGCAGGCAAAAACGCCACGGAGTGGCTGCAGGTCCGGCCCGGGACCAAAGGGGTCCTTGCGTTGGGAATGGTGTACGTGATCCTCCGGGATAAAAATTTCGACGAGGAATTCATTGCGCGCTACACCCAGGATTTCCGTGGCGGGAAAGAGGATTTCCCAAGCATGGTCTCCCGTTACTACCATCCGGACGAGGTCTCCGCGACTACCGGCGTCCTACCGGAAACCGTGCTTCGGCTGGCCCGGGAATTCAGTTCCGCCAAGGCGCCCCTCGCCCTGGCCGGAGGAGGGGCGGACCGGAGCGAAACCGCCCTTTTCTCCCAGTGGGCGGTGGCCAGTCTCAACGCCCTCGCGGGGAGTTTCTCCGCGAACGGGTTGTGGCGCGAGCCGGTCCCGCTTCCCTGGGGCCTTTCCCCGGTCTCTTCCGTAAACACTCGAACGGGCGTCTTTTCGATGAAACCGCGCCTGGCCCGGGAGACCGATCTCCCCGCCCACTGGGCCTCGGAAGAGCTGCCCCATCTCCGTTCCGCCGGCAAGTTTCCCGATCTGGACGTGCTGATGATCGCCCAGGTCGACCCACTGTACCAGCCGATCGATCAGAAACCGTGGCAGGATTGGCTCACCCGGATTCCCCAGGTGGTCCAATTCGCCACCCTGGTCAACGACACCTCCCCGTACGCGGACCTCGTGTTGCCCACCACCACGTACCTGGAGCAGTGGGACGCGACGTTGCCGGTTCCGAACCTTCCCTTCTCCCAGCTGGGGCTGCAGCAGCCGGTCGTTTCCCCGCTGGCCGGCTCCCGCCCCGTTGGGGACGTTCTCCTCCAGTTGGCGACGGATGCGGGGATCCCCCTCCTCCCCGAAAAACCGAAGTCCTTTGCGGGGTACCTGGAAACACGGATGAAAACGATCTTCGCCTCGGGGAAAGGAACCCCCTATTTCGAAATCGTTTCCCTGGATTTCCTCGACGAGCTGCGGAAACGTGGCTGGCAGGTGTACAGCTACCCCGCGTTTGCGGATTTCTGGCGCCTTCTCCAGGAGAAAGGCGGATGGTGGGATCCCGGCGAATATCCGGAAGTGGACTGGAGAAAGAGAACGAAGTTCACTTTTCCCACCGTCGCCCGCCTCGACGCGCTCCTGAAGGAGAGGGCTCTCCTGAGTCACGGGCGGGAAGCGCAAAAAGGGGAGACGCCCCTGCACCCGCTGCTGGAGGCCCCGATCCGGAAGGCGGAAACCCAGGATTCCTTCCTCCTGGCGCCCTTCACCACCCTGATGGACATGACGGGGGAGGGGGCAAGCCAACCGCTGCTGCAGGAGATCTCCGGGCTGATCCCCCGCGTGTACTGGAATCCCTGGGCAGAGATGAACCCGGAGAGGGCGAGGAAGCTTTCGCTCAAGGATGGGAGCCTCATCCGCGTGGTGTCCGGGAAAGGATCCGCCATCCTGCGCGTAAAGATCCTCCCGACGGTTTCTTCCGAAATCCTGGCCGTTCCTTTCGGAAAGGGGCACAAGGAGTCGGGAAGGTATGCGAAGAACATCGGACCGAATCCCGTCGCGTTGATCGATCCCCTGGTGGACCCGCTCAGCGGCCGGACCTCCTGGGAATCGACGCACGTCCGTGTGGAGAAGGTCAATAAATAA
- a CDS encoding cytochrome c family protein, giving the protein MKKFVAFYSIPFAILWAFTVPGCSESVNHTQPIQYNHKKHIEDAGLNCFDCHTRALTHEKASIPNIEICKGCHDQPMTESKEEEKLVGYIQKNQPIPWIQVHRVPDHAYFSHRRHVSIGKVACLTCHGDVAEMTLPFSKPYLPIKMAFCIGCHAKNNVDTDCATCHR; this is encoded by the coding sequence ATGAAAAAGTTTGTCGCTTTTTACTCCATCCCCTTCGCCATCCTCTGGGCATTCACCGTCCCCGGTTGTTCTGAAAGCGTAAATCATACCCAACCCATTCAATATAATCACAAGAAGCATATCGAGGATGCCGGCCTGAACTGCTTCGACTGCCATACGCGGGCACTCACCCATGAGAAAGCCTCCATCCCGAACATCGAGATCTGCAAGGGTTGTCACGATCAACCGATGACGGAGAGCAAGGAGGAGGAAAAACTGGTAGGCTATATCCAGAAAAATCAACCCATCCCATGGATCCAGGTCCATCGGGTGCCCGATCACGCCTATTTTTCCCACCGGCGGCACGTTTCGATCGGAAAAGTCGCCTGCCTCACGTGTCACGGGGACGTGGCCGAAATGACGCTCCCGTTTTCCAAACCGTATCTTCCCATCAAGATGGCGTTTTGCATCGGTTGCCACGCCAAGAACAACGTGGACACCGATTGCGCGACATGCCATCGATAG
- a CDS encoding 4Fe-4S dicluster domain-containing protein, translating into MPLSPFAGGGTVNGRRTFLRGFFSVLLSGGAIGGILKILPSKADAGEAPPKGQNWYGFGVSVDKCIGCARCMEACKSENNVPREPFFFRTWVERYILRKNGTTTVKAIAPNVEPSPETASDKSILRSFFVPKLCNQCASPPCVQVCPVGATFQTKDGVVLVNENTCIGCRYCIQACPYGARYLHPGTRTADKCTFCYHRISHGLLPACVEVCPTQARVFGDLNAAASPMSRFLRMNKIHVLKPGLNTEPKVYYASLDGEVR; encoded by the coding sequence ATGCCATTATCCCCATTCGCCGGAGGTGGAACAGTGAACGGCCGCAGGACATTCCTGAGAGGTTTTTTTTCGGTTCTCCTCTCCGGGGGAGCGATCGGGGGGATCCTGAAGATACTGCCGTCGAAGGCGGACGCGGGGGAGGCCCCTCCCAAAGGGCAGAACTGGTACGGGTTCGGGGTCTCCGTGGACAAGTGCATCGGCTGCGCCCGCTGCATGGAGGCGTGCAAAAGCGAGAACAACGTCCCCCGGGAGCCGTTCTTCTTCCGGACGTGGGTCGAGCGGTACATCCTCCGGAAGAACGGGACCACGACGGTCAAGGCGATCGCCCCGAACGTCGAGCCGTCGCCCGAGACCGCCTCGGACAAGTCGATCCTGCGCTCCTTCTTCGTGCCGAAGCTGTGCAACCAGTGCGCGAGCCCCCCCTGCGTCCAGGTCTGTCCCGTCGGGGCCACGTTCCAGACGAAGGACGGCGTGGTCCTCGTGAACGAGAACACGTGCATCGGCTGCCGGTACTGCATCCAGGCGTGCCCGTACGGCGCCCGGTATCTCCACCCGGGAACCCGGACCGCCGACAAGTGCACTTTCTGCTACCACCGGATCTCCCACGGGCTTCTCCCCGCCTGCGTCGAGGTGTGTCCGACCCAGGCGCGGGTCTTCGGCGACCTGAACGCCGCCGCGAGCCCCATGTCCCGGTTCCTTCGAATGAACAAGATCCACGTCCTGAAGCCCGGGCTGAACACCGAGCCGAAGGTCTACTACGCGAGCCTTGACGGAGAAGTCCGATGA
- the nrfD gene encoding polysulfide reductase NrfD produces MNPELVHTLRELIPQIQGYIYPNEIEIHWGLLIVVYPYITGVVAGAFILASLVKVFNVKEVQPLYRLSLLTALAYLLVAPMALVSHLGHPERFYEILLTPQTSSAMAMFGFVYAWYLMAVLLLEIWFVHRTDMIEWAEHETGLMRHIHRALALYSRDTGDRSVAFDHKALKVITIVGIPSAFLLHGYVGFIFGSIKANPWWSSVLIPIVFLFSAIVSGIALVILLYMILTPLTGGKISMRCVDKAIDFLFYAVIVDFSLELVDFIHRVYQSEEEIKILSEMVMSKLFASLIIIQVLLGMLVPLTLISLTKIFKKRFHLNEDLRKMVYFVAVILIQFGIFATRWNVVIGGQMFSKSFRGLTTYKMEFGGIEGLLFAIFLLALPILILAVLTKILPPWKEMHGQPAPEGVEAAGS; encoded by the coding sequence ATGAATCCGGAACTCGTCCACACCCTTCGTGAGCTGATCCCCCAGATCCAGGGGTACATCTATCCGAACGAGATCGAGATCCACTGGGGCCTGCTGATCGTCGTCTATCCCTACATCACCGGGGTCGTCGCGGGAGCGTTCATCCTCGCGTCCCTGGTGAAGGTGTTCAACGTAAAGGAAGTCCAGCCGCTCTACCGGCTCTCCCTCCTCACCGCGCTCGCGTACCTCCTCGTCGCGCCGATGGCCCTGGTGTCGCACCTCGGGCACCCGGAGCGGTTCTACGAAATCCTCCTGACGCCGCAGACCTCCTCGGCGATGGCGATGTTCGGGTTCGTCTACGCCTGGTACCTGATGGCGGTCCTCCTCCTCGAGATCTGGTTCGTCCACCGTACGGACATGATCGAGTGGGCGGAGCACGAGACGGGATTGATGCGGCACATCCACCGGGCGCTCGCCCTGTATTCCCGCGACACGGGCGACCGCTCCGTTGCGTTCGATCACAAGGCGCTCAAGGTGATCACCATCGTCGGCATCCCGTCCGCCTTTCTTCTCCACGGGTACGTCGGGTTCATCTTCGGTTCGATCAAGGCGAACCCCTGGTGGAGCAGCGTGCTGATCCCCATCGTCTTCCTCTTCTCCGCCATCGTGTCCGGAATCGCGCTGGTCATCCTGCTCTACATGATCCTAACGCCGCTGACGGGCGGGAAGATCAGCATGCGCTGCGTCGACAAGGCGATCGACTTCCTCTTCTACGCGGTCATCGTCGACTTCTCCCTCGAACTCGTCGACTTCATCCACCGTGTGTACCAGAGCGAGGAGGAGATCAAGATCCTCTCCGAGATGGTGATGAGCAAGCTGTTCGCGAGCCTCATCATCATCCAGGTCCTGCTGGGGATGCTGGTTCCCCTGACCCTCATCTCCCTCACCAAGATCTTCAAGAAGCGCTTCCACCTGAACGAGGACCTGCGGAAGATGGTCTACTTCGTCGCCGTGATCCTCATCCAGTTCGGGATCTTCGCCACGCGGTGGAACGTCGTCATCGGGGGCCAGATGTTCTCGAAGAGTTTCCGCGGGCTCACAACGTACAAGATGGAGTTCGGGGGGATCGAGGGGCTTCTCTTCGCGATCTTCCTGCTCGCATTGCCGATCCTCATCCTCGCCGTCCTCACGAAGATCCTGCCGCCGTGGAAGGAGATGCACGGCCAGCCCGCCCCCGAAGGCGTCGAGGCCGCGGGCTCCTGA
- a CDS encoding MFS transporter translates to MPRSGTGALASTFRALRHRNFRLWFFGQLISLVGTWMQTIAQNWLVYQLTGSARDLGLVNFVGAIPLVPLTLYAGAIADRFEKRRVIFWCQAAMMVLAFLLAALCWTGVVRFWHVLLLAFLLGAVQALDTPARQAFVVELVGREDLSNAIALNSGIFHAARVLGPAVAGLLIVVSGVAGAFFINGASFLAVLFVLFLMDVTLIRRTGDGHESAKDLFGGLRYLRTERLPRAVVVLISLSALFAMPYHVLIPIYAREIFGRGAEGYGVLMSAAGVGAVLGSLYSASYRVGARKGAAITAGSLTFPFLLLAFAFCRSYPAAILLLVGVGFAFVLQNAPANSLLQELVPDHLRGRVMAIYVSLFLGLLRVGSLLLGGLAAMTSAPIALAALAAAGLLVGLWVRFRYPELHRAA, encoded by the coding sequence ATGCCCCGGTCCGGGACCGGCGCGCTCGCCTCGACGTTCCGGGCGCTTCGCCACCGCAACTTCCGCCTCTGGTTCTTCGGCCAGCTCATCTCCCTGGTGGGCACCTGGATGCAGACGATCGCCCAGAACTGGCTCGTGTACCAGCTCACCGGCTCCGCGCGGGACCTCGGGCTCGTGAACTTCGTCGGGGCGATCCCCCTCGTCCCCCTCACCCTCTACGCCGGGGCGATCGCGGACCGCTTCGAGAAGCGCAGGGTGATCTTCTGGTGCCAGGCCGCGATGATGGTCCTCGCGTTCCTGCTCGCCGCCCTCTGCTGGACGGGGGTGGTGCGGTTCTGGCACGTTCTCCTCCTCGCGTTCCTCCTGGGGGCCGTGCAGGCGCTGGACACGCCCGCCCGGCAGGCGTTCGTCGTGGAACTGGTGGGGAGGGAGGATCTGTCGAACGCCATCGCGCTCAACTCCGGGATCTTCCATGCCGCGCGCGTCCTCGGCCCGGCCGTGGCCGGCCTGCTCATCGTCGTCTCGGGCGTCGCGGGCGCCTTCTTCATCAACGGGGCGAGTTTCCTCGCCGTCCTCTTCGTCCTGTTCCTCATGGACGTGACGCTCATCCGCCGCACCGGCGACGGGCACGAATCCGCGAAGGACCTTTTCGGGGGGCTGCGGTATCTCCGCACGGAGCGCCTGCCGCGGGCGGTCGTCGTCCTCATCTCCCTGTCGGCCCTCTTCGCCATGCCGTACCACGTGCTGATCCCCATCTACGCGCGGGAGATCTTCGGTCGGGGGGCCGAGGGGTACGGTGTTCTCATGTCCGCGGCGGGGGTGGGTGCGGTCCTCGGGTCGCTCTACTCCGCGTCGTACCGCGTCGGCGCGCGCAAGGGGGCGGCCATCACGGCGGGGAGCCTGACGTTCCCCTTCCTGCTGCTCGCGTTCGCCTTCTGCCGGAGCTACCCCGCCGCCATCCTGCTCCTCGTCGGGGTCGGTTTCGCCTTCGTTCTGCAGAACGCGCCCGCGAATTCACTGCTGCAGGAGCTGGTGCCGGATCACCTGCGCGGGCGGGTGATGGCGATCTACGTCTCCCTCTTCCTCGGCCTCCTGCGGGTGGGTAGCCTTCTTCTCGGGGGGCTGGCCGCGATGACCTCCGCCCCCATCGCCCTCGCCGCCCTCGCCGCCGCGGGGCTGCTCGTCGGCCTGTGGGTCCGCTTCCGGTACCCGGAGCTCCACCGCGCCGCGTGA